A window of the Haloarcula litorea genome harbors these coding sequences:
- a CDS encoding 30S ribosomal protein S3ae, with product MSERSVSKRKQQKRWYTVLAPEQFDREELGETPADEPDKVLGRTIETTLGELNNDASENNTKLTFKINEVASDSAYTEFVKHELTRDYLRSLVRRGSSKVEAYITVLTTDDYRVQVQPVAVTTKKADASQEKAIRRTMIDLVEETARERTFAELIDSVVEGRLSSAIYGEAKEIYPLRRVEIQKATLEARPEEVAAEEEASVDVDEEDVEVDEA from the coding sequence ATGAGTGAACGAAGCGTCTCCAAGCGCAAGCAACAGAAGCGGTGGTACACCGTCCTCGCTCCCGAGCAGTTCGACCGGGAGGAGCTCGGTGAGACACCGGCAGACGAACCGGACAAGGTGCTCGGTCGCACCATCGAGACAACGCTGGGCGAACTGAACAACGACGCCAGCGAGAACAACACCAAGCTGACCTTCAAGATCAACGAGGTCGCCAGCGACTCCGCGTACACGGAGTTCGTGAAACACGAGCTGACGCGGGACTACCTGCGCTCGCTCGTCCGCCGCGGTTCCTCGAAGGTCGAGGCATACATCACCGTGCTGACCACGGACGACTACCGCGTCCAGGTCCAGCCCGTCGCAGTGACGACCAAGAAGGCCGACGCCTCCCAGGAGAAGGCCATCCGCCGGACGATGATCGACCTCGTCGAGGAGACCGCCCGCGAGCGGACCTTCGCGGAACTCATCGACAGCGTCGTCGAGGGTCGCCTCTCCTCCGCCATCTACGGCGAGGCCAAGGAGATCTACCCGCTTCGCCGCGTCGAGATCCAGAAGGCCACGCTCGAAGCGCGGCCCGAAGAGGTCGCCGCCGAGGAAGAGGCCTCGGTCGACGTCGACGAAGAGGACGTCGAGGTCGACGAGGCGTAA
- a CDS encoding plastocyanin/azurin family copper-binding protein, giving the protein MDRRTFLRGVGASGVLGLAGCLGGRAASTDYDVGMGAKVFRPQTLEVAPGTTVTWLNTSKQGHTVTAYEDGLPEGADYFASGEFDGEQAAREAWGNSTDGTLFEGQAYSHTFEVRGEYPYFCIPHERGGMVGTVVVTDDPATAEE; this is encoded by the coding sequence ATGGACCGACGGACCTTCCTCCGGGGAGTCGGGGCGAGCGGGGTGCTGGGTCTCGCCGGCTGTCTCGGCGGTCGCGCGGCCAGCACCGACTACGACGTGGGGATGGGCGCGAAGGTGTTCCGGCCCCAGACTCTCGAGGTGGCTCCGGGGACGACCGTCACGTGGCTCAACACGAGCAAGCAGGGCCACACCGTCACCGCCTACGAGGACGGGCTCCCCGAGGGGGCGGACTACTTCGCCTCCGGCGAGTTCGACGGGGAGCAGGCCGCCCGCGAGGCGTGGGGCAACAGCACGGACGGGACGCTGTTCGAGGGCCAGGCCTACAGCCACACCTTCGAGGTCCGCGGCGAGTATCCGTACTTCTGTATCCCCCACGAGCGCGGCGGGATGGTCGGCACCGTGGTCGTCACTGACGACCCGGCGACGGCGGAAGAATAG